A window of Calliopsis andreniformis isolate RMS-2024a chromosome 3, iyCalAndr_principal, whole genome shotgun sequence contains these coding sequences:
- the LOC143188857 gene encoding U3 small nucleolar ribonucleoprotein MPP10: MTDIEILSTVLSAIDSNTKKPEEFLSVQNQAALDFKNSIKRLYDFTKEQSQRNTNALPELVTEGFDEEQIWQQLELQNEGELEHFLNGIPKVLAVSKKLTIPVTTTKPEITQNDERNLEEEDEDMSEEQEEEEEESMGGEGEIGILKKQKRQTKTHKKSIVDDKFFKLEELDEYLTKEEKKEKQNEKSGQESDSESVDLFNDFSDDDDNTEEKLVKYADFFDNPQSEDEEVNDAMRYKDIENKGTDDDGSLHSSDMDDVMDTDNEEDKKSSKKKVTFNLTNDSDETDSLENKSTNAETAEVKSSLETRQERLQRRIQELEKEALSEKPWQLKGEVSAANRPQNSLLEEFVEFDITTRPAPVITEQTTLKLEDIIKQRIKDKAWDDVERKFKPVETPFEYKKKLILNQEKSKESLSQIYENEYLKQKEALNPDNEKEEEEPKLHIEIREMMHSLFSKLDALSNFHYTPKLAKPEIKIISNIPAINMEEVAPVGTSDAAMLAPEEIKAKPRGDLIGKAERTKADMKRERRHKKMKQRARQKVMEQKEKLNAMKPGVEKKYRNAKAAELVKKLTKNRNIIKMDETSQKVPKSSTAFFNQLQDQVKTHIKSKTDVNTKKKQKAALSAVKLKL, from the exons ATGACTGATATAGAAATACTTAGTACTGTTTTATCTGCGATTGATAGTAATACTAAGAAGCCGGAAGAATTTTTGAG CGTGCAAAACCAAGCTGCTCTAGATTTTAAAAATTCGATTAAACGTTTATACGATTTTACAAAAGAACAGTCACAGAGAAATACAAACGCTTTGCCTGAGCTTGTAACTGAAGGTTTCGATGAAGAACAAATATGGCAACAACTTGAGTTGCAAAATGAAGGTGAACTCGAGCATTTTTTGAATGGCATTCCAAAGGTTTTAGCTGTAAGTAAGAAGTTGACAATACCAGTTACCACAACAAAACCTGAAATCACACAAAACGATGAAAGAAATTTAGAGGAAGAAGATGAAGATATGTCTGAAgagcaagaagaagaagaagaagaatccATGGGAGGTGAAGGGGAAATAGGTATTTTGAAGAAACAGAAGAGACAAACAAAAACACATAAGAAATCCATAGTGGATGACAAGTTTTTCAAGTTAGAAGAATTAGATGAGTACTTAACAAAAGAAGAGAAGAAGGAAAAGCAAAATGAAAAAAGTGGACAAGAATCTGACAGTGAATCTGTAGATTTATTTAATGACTTTTCTGACGATGATGATAACACTGAAGAAAAATTGGTAAAATATGCAGACTTTTTTGATAATCCACAGAGTGAAGATGAAGAAGTTAATGATGCTATGCGTTATAAGGATATTGAGAATAAAGGAACAGATGATGACGGATCATTGCATAGTAGTGATATGGATGATGTAATGGACACAGACAATGAAGAAGATAAAAAGTCTTCCAAGAAAAAAGTTACATTCAATCTCACTAATGATTCTGATGAAACAGATAGTTTAGAAAATAAGAGTACTAACGCAGAAACTGCAGAAGTTAAGTCTTCTCTTGAAACACGTCAAGAACGATTACAAAGACGGATTCAAGAATTAGAAAAAGAAGCACTTTCAGAAAAACCATGGCAACTTAAGGGTGAAGTAAGCGCAGCAAATAGACCACAAAATTCTTTATTAGAAGAGTTTGTTGAATTTGATATTACAACAAGGCCTGCTCCTGTCATTACTGAACAAACAACATTAAAATTGGAAGACATAATTAAACAAAGGATAAAGGACAAAGCATGGGATGATGTTGAAAGGAAGTTTAAACCTGTAGAAACTCCATttgaatataaaaaaaagttgATTTTAAATCAAGAGAAGAGTAAAGAAAGCTTGTCTCAAATTTATGAGAATGAATATCTTAAACAGAAAGAAGCATTAAATCCTGACaatgaaaaagaagaagaagaaccaAAATTACACATAGAAATTAGGGAAATGATGCATTCATTATTCTCTAAACTAGATGCCTTGTCCAACTTCCACTACACACCAAAATTG GCTAAACCAGAAATTAAAATTATCAGTAATATTCCTGCAATTAATATGGAGGAAGTAGCTCCAGTGGGAACTAGTGATGCTGCCATGTTAGCTCCAGAAGAAATTAAAG caaAACCGCGAGGTGATCTGATTGGTAAAGCAGAAAGAACCAAGGCAGATATGAAACGAGAACGACGACACAAGAAGATGAAGCAGCGTGCGCGACAGAAGGTTATGGAACAGAAAGAGAAATTGAACGCAATGAAACCAGGCGTTGAGAAGAAATATAGAAATGCTAAAGCCGCGGAATTGGTGAAGAAGTTAACCAAGAatcgaaatataataaaaatggatGAAACGAGTCAGAAAGTACCAAAATCGTCTACTGCATTCTTTAACCAATTGCAAGATCAAGTGAAAACTCATATAAAGTCAAAGACTGATGTGAATactaaaaagaaacaaaaagctGCCTTGTCTGCAGTgaaattaaaattgtaa